From the Sanguibacter sp. HDW7 genome, the window TGCGACGAGGACGCGTCGAGCGCCGAAGCGCGTGACCAGACCGCCCGTGAGGAGGACGGACACGAGCGTTCCGAGGCCGCCGATCGTCAGGAGGCCGCCGAGCTCGAGGGCGTCGAGCCCGAGCGTCGCGCGGACGGACGGGAGGCGTGCGAGCCACTGTGCGCCGACGACGCCGAAGATCCCGAACTGGGCGAGGAGCGCGATGCGCATCGCGCCGACCGACGGGGCGGAGGGCGTTGCGGCGAGGGAGGTCACGTCTCACGATCCTAGGCCGCGCACCGGGCCGATCGGTGGGCCCCACCGCTCGACGGCCGGAACCGTCGATCCGTCAGAGGCGGGCGCCTCTGGCGTTCGAGAGCGGATCCGGACACGTGTGGTGTCCGGATCCGCTCTCGAACCTGGTGGCGTCGGGGCGCAGCGTGGTCGATAGCCGATCCGTACGGCGGAGGCGCACGGATCGGCTGTCGGACCACAGCGGGTCAGGCACGGGCAGCACCGCTGGACGGCAGCAGCGCCAGGGAGGTCAGGGCAGCAGACCCGCCTTCGCGCGGAGATCCTCGACGAACGTCGGGTTCGCCGCGAGCCACGTGCGGACCGACGTGTCCGGGTCCTTGCCCTCGTCCTCGTTGAACATGACGTTCTCGAGCGACGTCAGCTGATCGTCGGACAGCTCGAACGCCTTGACGAGCGCAGCCACGTCAGGCTGCGCCGCGGAGAAGCCGGACCGAGCGACCGTGTGGATCTCCTCCGCATCGCCGAGCAGACCCTTGGGGTCCTCGAGGTCACGGACGGGGAACTCGTCGTAGGCCCAGTGCGGGCGCCACAGCGTCACCGCGACGTTCTCGCCCGCGCCGGTGCGGCTCTTGAGCTCCGCGAGCATCGCGGGCGTCGAGGAGATGACGTGGTCGATCTTCTCGAGCCCGTAGCCCGGGACGACCTCGTCCTGCGTGATGCGGGTGAGGCCCGCCCCCGCCTCGATACCGACGAGGCGCCCGTCGAACGCGTCGGCCGCCCCCGCGAGCTCCTCGAGCGACGTGATCGGCGCGTCCTCGTTCACCGCGATCGTCAGGCGCGCCTCGTCGTACCAGGAGCCGAGCTGCTCGAGGTCGTCGCCGTACTTCGTGAGGTAGTCCGCGTGCGTGATGGGCAGCCACATGTCGAAGTTCAGGTCGAGACCGCCACCCGCAAGACCCGTGTAGACGATGCCGGGGTCCGCGGTCTCGGTCGTCACCCGGTAGCCGTCGTCCTCGAGCATGACCTTGAAGAGGTGCGAGACAGCGATGCCCTCGTCCCAGCCGGAGTGGATGCCGATGCTCACCTCCTTGCCGGGGGCCGCGGAGCCGGCGTCGTCGACCGAGCACGCCGTGAGCGTGAGGCCGAGGCCGAGCGCGGCCGCGACGGCGAGGGTCGTCCGGAGGTTCGTGCGGGACATGCGGGTCATGCGTTCCTCTCGTGGGCGCGTCGCGCCCAGGTCGGGTCGGGGTGCACCCGGGTCGGGTGCGGATGAAGAGTGGCGGCTCAGCCGCGCGCGAGCGCCCTGGCGACGGGAGCGCGATCGGCGAGGGCTGCGGTGATGCGGTCGAGGATCATCGCAAGGATGACGACGGACAGACCGGCCTCGACGCCGAGGGACACGTTGATCCGCTGCAGGGCGGCGACGACGTCGCGGCCGAGGCCGGGGGCGCCGGTAAGGCCTGCGATGACGACCATCGAGAGCGACAGCATGATGACCTGGTTGACGCCGGCCATGATCGTCGGGAGCGCGAGCGGCAGCTGGATCTGACGCAGGATGCGACCCTCGGTCGCGCCGAACGCGTGCCCGGCCTCGACGACCTCGGGGTCGACCTGGCGGATGCCGAGCTCGGTGAAGCGCACGCCGGGGGCGAGCGCGAAGATGATCGTCGCGACGAGCCCAGGGACGACGCCCGTGAGGAAGACGACGACGGTCGGGATGAGGTAGACGAACGCGGGCATCGTCTGCATGAGGTCGAGCACGGGCCGCAGGACCGCGGAGACGCGGTCGGAGCGAGCGGCCCAGATGCCGAGCGGAACGGCGAGGACGATCGCGACGACGCTCGCGAGGAGGACGAGCGCAAGCGTCGCCATCGCGTTGTGCCACTGGTCGACAGCGGCGACGAGGACGAGGCCCGCGGCGGAGCCGAGGCTGAGACGCCAGCCCTTGACCCACCATGCGAGGGCGGCGACGAGAAGGATGACGCCCCACGCAGGCGGGCTCGTCAACGCGAGCTCGAGGACGTCGTAGACGGCGAGGAAGCCGGTCTTGATCGAGTCGAAGACGTCCTTGCCGGACTTCGTGATGACGTCGACGGCGTCGGCGACGACGTCGCCGAGGGGCAGGCGGGGCATGAGGGTGTCGCTCATCGGGCACCTCCGTCGGTCGGGGCGTCGAGCTCGGCGGCGGCTGCGACCTCCGCAGCAGCGATCTCTGCGGCTGCGACCTCAGCGGCCGAGGCCGCGGTCTGTGCGACGGGCAGCACGTCGGGCGCAAGCCCAGGCACGCCGTCGTCGGGCGGCAGCGGTTCGTAGCCGTCGGGCACGCCGTTCGTCGCGACGGTCGTCACCCCGGCGCCGACGACGGTCTCGTGGGAGGCGTCGCCCGCGGTCTCGTCGGGCAGGTCGATCTCCGGGGGCACCATGGCCTCGAGGAGGGTGACGCGCGGGACGACGCCGAGCAGGCGACCGTGGTCGTCGGTGACGGCGACGGGGACGAGAGACTCGGCCGACGGCGCGAAGATCTCGGAGAGAGGGGTGTCCTCGTCGACGGTCGCGACGTCGTTCCGGACGAGACCGTCGAGGCGTGGGATGCCCGCGCGGGCGGCGTCGACGACGTCGGAGTCGCGGACGAAGCCGAGCAGGACGCGGTCGCGGTCGACGACGAACGCCGCCGCGACCTGGGCCTCGCGCATCGCGCGGGCGGCGCGGCGCGGGCCGGCTGCTGCAGGCAGGACGACGCCGGGGCGCAGCATGACGGACGACGCGGTGAGGACGCGCGTGCGGTCGACGTCGGCGACGAACTGAGCGACGTAGTCGTCCGCGGGCGCGGTGAGGATCTCCTCGGCCGTGCCGATCTGCACGATCCGACCCGAGCGCATGACGGCGATGCGGTCGCCGAGGAACATCGCCTCGTTGAGGTCGTGCGTGATGAAGACGATCGTTTTGCCGAGCTTCTGCTGGATCTCGACGAGCTGCTCCTGCATCTCGCGCCGGATGAGCGGGTCGAGCGCGGAGAACGCCTCGTCCATGAGGAGGATGTCGGTGTCCGCGGTGAGCGCGCGAGCGAGGCCGACGCGCTGGCGCATGCCGCCAGAGAGCTCGCCGGGCAGGGAGTCCTCCCAGCCGCCGAGTCCCGTGAGCTCGAGCGCGGCGCGTGCGCGCTCGCGGCGTTCCTCCGTGCCGACGCCCTGGATCTCGAGCGGGTAGGCCGCGTTGTCGAGGACGGTGCGGTGCGGCAGCAACGCGAAGTGCTGGAAGACCATGGAGACGGTGGTGCGGCGCAGGGTGCGCAGGCGCGAGGCGCTCACCGTTGCGAGGTCGTCGTCGCCCAGGAGTACGCGGCCCGACGTGGGGCGCCACAGGCCGTTGAGCATGCGGATGAGGGTGGACTTGCCGGAGCCGGACAGTCCCATGACGACAAAGATCTCGCCCGCCGCCACCTCGAAGGACGCGTCGATGACGGCGGCGGTGCCGTACTGACGCACGTCGTCACGGGTGGCGCCGGCGCGGAGCCGTCGTACTGCTTCCTGGGGTCGTCGTCCGAAGACCTTGTCGACGTTCTCGACGCGGATCGCTGTCATGAGGGTTGGTGCTCGCCACCTTCGTGCGCTCGCTGTCCGGAGCAGGACGGTGGTCCTGCTCTCGTGGACCGGCCCGGAGGGTGCCGTTGCACGCGGGGAGGCGGGGCGGGGTGGCGACCGGACGGTCGAACCTTGCGCGACGGCGGCCGCGGCCCTGCGCCGTCGTCGGCCTGGTCCTCCACCACCTTGCCCCAGCCGAGAGCGTTTCTCGACCTGGCGAACGCTTCATTTGAAGCAACCTTGACCGAGACTTGGCGCGAATAGTCCTCTGACCTGCATCGACGCAGCCCAAGGGATCGTTATGGGAACGTGACATTTACCAAGGTGAGGGGTTTCACAGGGAAATCGGGAAACTCACTCCGCGAGGTGCGCCCCGGCCGTCGCGTGCTCGCCCAGCGGGCCCATCGCCTGGACGCCCTCCTTGGCCCACCTGCGCACAGCGAACGAGAGGCCCACGAGGAACATCCCGAGCACGATCGCCCACACCCCGAAGATCCACAGGAGCGCGACGAGCCCGACCGCCGGCTGCGTGAGCAGGACGACGCCGAAGCCCGCCCAGAGCACGCCACCGATGATCCCCCAGACCCGCGCACCGCCCGGCACGCCCTTGATCGTCGCGGCGAGGACGACCTCGCCGATGCCGTGGACGATCGCCCAGAACGCCGAGGTGTAGACGAGCACGAGAAGCGAGATCCCGGGCATGAGGAGCACGATCACGCCGAACGCGATGTTGATGAGACCGAGGGCGACGTGAAGCCCTGTGCCGCCGAGCTCGCGGTGGCGGAGCGCCTCGACGATCTCGACGACGCCTTCGACGAGGGCGGTCGCGCCGAGGACGATCGCGAGCGTCCAGGCCGTCGTCATGGGCGCGACCATGGCGACGATGCCGAAGATCACGAGGAGGATGCCGCGGGCGAGGGTGAGGTACCAGACCCGCTTGCCGACGTCGGCGAGCGCGTCGCGCACCGGGGTCGTGGCGGCAGGGTCTGCGTGACGCGGTGCGGACATCGTGGCTCCTTGCGCTGGTGAGAACAGGGCGACATGCTGCTCCGATCGTCCTCCCTGTCCGGTTCAAGGGCAAGGGACTCGCCGGTCAGATACCCCCTGGGGGTGTACAGCCGTACCCCATGGGGGTATCGTCGTGGACATGGAGCACACGACCGCCACCGCGACCCACGGCTACGTCCAGGACAAGGACGCCTACCTCAAACGCCTCGCCCGCATCGAGGGCCAGGTCCGCGGCATCGCCCGCATGGTCGAGAACGACACGTACTGCATCGACATCCTCACGCAGGTCGCCGCCGTGACGAAGGCCCTCCACGCCGTGAGCGTCGGCCTCGTCGGCGACCACCTCGGCCACTGCGTCGTCGACGCCGCCAAGCAGTCCGACGAGGCCGGCGCGGCCAAGGTCGCCGAGGCGACCGACGCGATCGCCCGCCTGCTCCGCTGACCCCCGGGAGACACCCATGAGCACCACCACCGGCCTCGGCCTGCCCGAGGCCACCGAGCCCGTCGTCGTCGACCTCGCCGTCGGCGGCATGACCTGCGCTTCCTGCGTCGCCCGCGTCGAGAAGAAGCTCGCGAAGCTCCCCGGCGTCAGCGCGACCGTCAACCTCCCCCTCGAGTCCGCGCACGTGACGATCGAGGCCGTCGACGGCACGAGCGTCGACGCCGCCGCGCTCGTCGCCGCCGTCGAGGCCGCGGGCTACACCGCGTCGGTCACGCGCACGACGGCGCCCGCCGCTCCCGCTCTCGTCGCGACGCTGCCCGACGCGTCCGCGCCCACCGACCCCGCCGGTCCGACGACCACGTCCGACGACGCGCACGACGACCACGACACCTCCGCCCCGCTCCCCGACCGCGGCACCGACCTCCTGCGCCGCCTGCGCGTCTCCGCCGTCCTCGCCCTGCCCGTCGTCGTCCTCTCGATGATCCCCGCCACGCAGTTCGACGGCTGGCAGTGGCTCGTCACCGCGCTCGCCCTGCCCGTCGTCACGTGGGGCGCCTGGCCGTTCCACACCGCCGCGTTCCGCGCCGGCCGCCACGGCGCGTCGACCATGGACACCCTCGTCTCGCTCGGCGTCATCGCCGCGACCACCTGGTCGCTCTGGGCGCTGCTCCTCGGCGGCGCTGGCGAGATCGGCATGCGCATGCAGCCGACGCTCATCCCCCGCGCAGGCAACCACTCCGGCATGCCCGAGCTCTACCTCGAGGTTGCCGTCGTCGTCACCGTCTTCCTCCTCGCCGGCCGCTACACCGAGCACCGCTCGCGCCGACGCGCGGGCGACGCCCTGCGCACGCTCCTCGAGCTCGGCGCGACGACCGCGACCCTGCGCGTCACGGCCGCCGACGGAACCGTCACCGAGCGCGAGGTCCCCGCGGCCCAGCTGCAGGTCGGCGACGAGTTCGTCGTCCGCCCCGGCGGCAAGGTCGCGACCGACGGCGTCGTCGTGAGCGGCACCGCCGCGATCGACACGTCGC encodes:
- a CDS encoding glycine betaine ABC transporter substrate-binding protein, encoding MTRMSRTNLRTTLAVAAALGLGLTLTACSVDDAGSAAPGKEVSIGIHSGWDEGIAVSHLFKVMLEDDGYRVTTETADPGIVYTGLAGGGLDLNFDMWLPITHADYLTKYGDDLEQLGSWYDEARLTIAVNEDAPITSLEELAGAADAFDGRLVGIEAGAGLTRITQDEVVPGYGLEKIDHVISSTPAMLAELKSRTGAGENVAVTLWRPHWAYDEFPVRDLEDPKGLLGDAEEIHTVARSGFSAAQPDVAALVKAFELSDDQLTSLENVMFNEDEGKDPDTSVRTWLAANPTFVEDLRAKAGLLP
- a CDS encoding proline/glycine betaine ABC transporter permease; amino-acid sequence: MSDTLMPRLPLGDVVADAVDVITKSGKDVFDSIKTGFLAVYDVLELALTSPPAWGVILLVAALAWWVKGWRLSLGSAAGLVLVAAVDQWHNAMATLALVLLASVVAIVLAVPLGIWAARSDRVSAVLRPVLDLMQTMPAFVYLIPTVVVFLTGVVPGLVATIIFALAPGVRFTELGIRQVDPEVVEAGHAFGATEGRILRQIQLPLALPTIMAGVNQVIMLSLSMVVIAGLTGAPGLGRDVVAALQRINVSLGVEAGLSVVILAMILDRITAALADRAPVARALARG
- a CDS encoding glycine betaine/L-proline ABC transporter ATP-binding protein; its protein translation is MTAIRVENVDKVFGRRPQEAVRRLRAGATRDDVRQYGTAAVIDASFEVAAGEIFVVMGLSGSGKSTLIRMLNGLWRPTSGRVLLGDDDLATVSASRLRTLRRTTVSMVFQHFALLPHRTVLDNAAYPLEIQGVGTEERRERARAALELTGLGGWEDSLPGELSGGMRQRVGLARALTADTDILLMDEAFSALDPLIRREMQEQLVEIQQKLGKTIVFITHDLNEAMFLGDRIAVMRSGRIVQIGTAEEILTAPADDYVAQFVADVDRTRVLTASSVMLRPGVVLPAAAGPRRAARAMREAQVAAAFVVDRDRVLLGFVRDSDVVDAARAGIPRLDGLVRNDVATVDEDTPLSEIFAPSAESLVPVAVTDDHGRLLGVVPRVTLLEAMVPPEIDLPDETAGDASHETVVGAGVTTVATNGVPDGYEPLPPDDGVPGLAPDVLPVAQTAASAAEVAAAEIAAAEVAAAAELDAPTDGGAR
- a CDS encoding HdeD family acid-resistance protein translates to MSAPRHADPAATTPVRDALADVGKRVWYLTLARGILLVIFGIVAMVAPMTTAWTLAIVLGATALVEGVVEIVEALRHRELGGTGLHVALGLINIAFGVIVLLMPGISLLVLVYTSAFWAIVHGIGEVVLAATIKGVPGGARVWGIIGGVLWAGFGVVLLTQPAVGLVALLWIFGVWAIVLGMFLVGLSFAVRRWAKEGVQAMGPLGEHATAGAHLAE
- a CDS encoding metal-sensitive transcriptional regulator; amino-acid sequence: MEHTTATATHGYVQDKDAYLKRLARIEGQVRGIARMVENDTYCIDILTQVAAVTKALHAVSVGLVGDHLGHCVVDAAKQSDEAGAAKVAEATDAIARLLR